The following proteins are co-located in the Vigna angularis cultivar LongXiaoDou No.4 chromosome 2, ASM1680809v1, whole genome shotgun sequence genome:
- the LOC108329081 gene encoding DNA repair protein UVH3 isoform X1 gives MGVHGLWELLSPVGRRVSVETLAGKTLAVDASIWMVQFMKAMRDEKGEMVRNAHLLGFFRRICKLLFLRTKPVFVFDGGTPALKRRTVIARRRQRENAQAKVRKTAEKMLLNHLKTLRLKELADDIKSQRMQKNSNTKGQNVSKEKDFVGSDSRGSHVKELDEMSAAKFATKEDINSSQATLSSSYNQEELDEMLAASIAAEESGKHARKGVPSIIINPSEEEHGAEEQILLLLWLYLYFFPPQPSVNAEVDIAVLAALPQSMQLDILAQLKGKKKEGLLKEVYNHEQHDVDYQGKGKGILLSEAGMVGCSSRHDTIAPRTDNQDSIDEMLAASIALEENEKLVNNASTSVGASTIEEDEVDYDEDEEMILPAMHGEVDPLVLASLPPSMQLDLLVQMRERLIAENRHKYQKVKKDPAKFSELQIQAYLKTVAFRREINEVQKAAAGGGVEGVQTSRIASEANREYIFSSSFTGDKHELTSTGLEKNKSTKQKAQGTHYSQNLANSILAGNDFNKSSELVCNEPGEPADENIQTYIDDRGQFRVSRLRAMGMRMTRDIQRNLDLMKEFEQESAQVNKASNIGTIKNGENKGSSESSGIQPVGKSQEVNVDLVGENVQNEQIMLDQNASIDISFEYGCENEFANGEDDIFSSLVGGNPLAIFGTDDSAATVQPSHSDWEEGIVEGKSTVCPKQDKVELKSSVADDDNNNESEVEWEEGDCDGANSSLLSGKYASQGQLEEESNLQEAIRRSLESAGDGKHKCMSLLDAHSNTYENKLDHDFEHGDHSEHGDHSDPMALNENTRFLNNKNKMEGITLCREDGTEKKELLETEDRDKTHDFVSVNNAQTFHFHGSPSKPALTFISDKAETLIDTTCRWDSHPCSEDSISDTNIMTKDQVPVVEKKLSDEHDNDKVSSYHKNTPKAVPVGATEEEKKNYIKEPEPFSNCTDTTKPTIHLGESSLKGVTEELIEPNLASEGNNGIFFDKRNSSHGSDTVNSPGDFPALATQVRLEKEIHILGQEYINLENEQRKLERNAESVNSELFTECQELLQMFGLPYIIAPMEAEAQCAYLELEKLVDGVVTDDSDVLLFGARSVYKNIFDDRKYVETYFMEDIEKELGLTREKLIRMALLLGSDYTEGVSGIGIVNAIEVLNAFPEEDGLLKFRKWVESPDPTILGRLDAKSGSNSRKKGSKVEEKINSLNCDAKESPSEQNLPHALEQNKLPDYIQETKQTFFNKHRNVSKNWHIPSSFPSETVISAYCSPHVDKSTEPFTWGKPDHLVLRKLCWEKFGWIGQKADELLLPVLKEYNKRETQLRLEAFYSFNERFAKIRSKRIKKAVKGITGKLPSDMIDDSAEVLSKSRKIGREPEDSTLEISGGTDKRLERQRKSKIKQSTKRKNDTVAKEQSKKKKDNDDPSSAPGTSEMENLQPSMQTEEQCDGKALIQNTSGRGRHRGMGIKRGRDNENLSSSASSDIDDQGSRVHVDKFSEHVRKSLRSRKPVNYSFEDPEDEDADDAFDRSNRTGPIEEKLSQIHGASEDGPTDFSAMNFPLRENSPTDPFKSEGPFCVHAGEINHPSTGNHDSSTGNHDSSDDYLKMGGGFCLDDGETDKLDTIDDVNTATVDSTQDFSHFSDCLDETNRDKNSSDILFSGTEKPENGSEGGVDFYDFGIKRNDLVNTSSYDHSDVGILKPENVHNNSGASAGVFSAMPFLRKRRKK, from the exons ATGGGAGTCCACGGTCTCTGGGAACTACTCTCACCCGTCGGTCGCCGCGTCTCCGTGGAAACCCTCGCCGGGAAAACCCTCGCCGTTG ATGCGAGCATATGGATGGTGCAGTTTATGAAAGCGATGCGCGACGAGAAGGGGGAAATGGTTCGCAACGCCCATTTGCTGGGATTTTTCCGACGCATTTGCAAGCTTCTATTCCTCCGCACTAAGCCGGTCTTCGTCTTCGACGGCGGGACCCCCGCCCTCAAGCGCCGCACCGTCATTGCCCGCCGCCGGCAGCGCGAAAACGCTCAAGCTAAAGTCCGCAAAACTGCGGAGAAAATGCTGCTCAATCAT TTAAAGACACTAAGATTGAAGGAACTGGCTGATGATATTAAGAGCCAGAGGATGCAGAAGAATAGTAATACTAAGGGTCAGAATGTATCTAAAGAAAAGGACTTTGTTGGTAGTGATTCAAGAGGAAGTCACGTGAAAGAGCTAGATGAAAT GTCTGCAGCTAAATTTGCAACTAAGGAGGACATAAATTCTTCACAGGCAACATTATCCTCAAGTTACAACCAGGAGGAACTTGATGAAAT GTTGGCAGCATCTATAGCTGCAGAGGAAAGTGGAAAACATGCAAGAAAAGGAGTGCCGTCTATTATAATTAATCCTTCAGAGGAAGAACATGGCGCAGAAGAACAGATTCTACTG CTCTTGTGGCtgtatctatatttttttcctcCTCAGCCATCAGTAAATGCAGAAGTTGATATAGCTGTATTGGCTGCTTTGCCACAGTCTATGCAACTCGATATTCTTGCACAG ctaaaaggaaagaaaaaggaagggtTACTAAAGGAAGTTTACAATCACGAACAACATGATGTCGATTATCAGGGCAAGGGCAAAGGGATTCTGCTCAGTGAAGCTGGCATGGTTGGTTGTAGCTCCAGACATGACACTATTGCACCAAGGACTGACAATCAAGACTCAATTGACGAAAT GTTGGCTGCATCTATTGCTCTGGAGGAAAATGAAAAGTTAGTAAATAATGCATCAACTTCTGTTGGGGCTTCCACTATTGAGGAAGATGAAGTTGACTATGACGAAGATGAAGAGATGATACTG CCAGCTATGCATGGTGAAGTTGATCCACTTGTTCTAGCCTCATTACCTCCATCAATGCAGCTGGACCTTCTTGTTCAG ATGAGAGAGCGTTTAATTGCAGAGAACAGACACAAGTATCAGAAAGTCAAGAAG GATCCTGCAAAATTCTCTGAGCTACAAATACAAGCTTACCTTAAAACTGTTGCTTTCAGACGGGAGATAAATGAAGTGCAGAAAGCTGCAGCTGGAGGAGGAGTAGAGGGTGTACAGACTTCACGGATTGCATCTGAAGCCAACagagaatatatattttcatcatCTTTTACTGGTGATAAACA TGAACTTACCTCCACCGGcttagagaaaaataaaagtacaaaACAGAAGGCACAAGGAACACATTATTCTCAGAATCTTGCAAATAGCATTTTGGCtggaaatgattttaataaatcAAGTGAATTGGTTTGCAATGAACCTGGTGAGCCTGCTGATGAAAATATTCAGACATATATTGATGACAGAGGTCAATTTCGTGTAAGTAGATTGAGAGCAATGGGGATGCGTATGACCCGGGATATACAAAGAAATTTGGATTTGATGAAGGAGTTCGAGCAGGAAAGTGCACAGGTGAACAAGGCTTCAAATATTGGAACAATTAAAAATGGAGAAAATAAGGGTTCATCAGAAAGTTCTGGGATCCAGCCTGTTGGTAAATCACAAGAGGTGAATGTTGACTTAGTTGGAGAGAATGTGCAAAATGAACAAATTATGCTAGACCAGAATGCTTCTATCGATATATCTTTTGAATATGGTTGCGAAAATGAGTTTGCAAATGGTGAGGATGATATATTTTCTAGTTTAGTAGGAGGAAATCCATTGGCGATATTTGGCACTGATGATTCTGCAGCAACAGTGCAACCTTCTCATTCTGATTGGGAAGAAGGAATAGTTGAAGGTAAGAGTACTGTTTGTCCCAAACAGGATAAGGTGGAATTGAAGTCTTCTGTTGCAGATGAcgataataataatgaaagtgAAGTGGAATGGGAGGAAGGAGATTGTGATGGTGCTAACAGCAGCTTACTGTCAGGAAAATATGCATCCCAAGGGCAGTTGGAGGAGGAGTCCAATTTGCAAGAGGCAATAAGGAGAAGTCTAGAAAGTGCAGGGGATGGAAAACACAAATGTATGTCATTGCTTGATGCGCATTCAAATACTTATGAGAACAAATTGGATCACGATTTTGAACATGGTGATCATTCTGAACATGGTGATCATTCTGACCCAATGGCTTTAAATGAGAACACTAGGTTcctgaataataaaaataaaatggaggGAATCACTTTGTGTAGGGAAGATGGTACTGAAAAAAAGGAATTACTTGAAACTGAAGATAGAGATAAAACGCATGATTTTGTTTCCGTTAATAATGCACAAACTTTCCATTTTCATGGAAGTCCTTCAAAGCCAGCTTTGACTTTTATTTCAGATAAAGCTGAGACATTGATTGACACAACTTGCAGATGGGACAGTCACCCTTGTTCTGAAGATTCAATTTCAGATACAAATATAATGACGAAGGACCAGGTCCCTGTGGTTGAAAAGAAGTTATCTGATGAACATGATAATGATAAAGTGTCTTCCTATCATAAGAATACACCCAAGGCTGTTCCAGTTGGCGCAACTGAAGAGGAGAAAAAGAACTATATTAAGGAACCTGAACCATTTAGTAATTGTACTGACACTACCAAACCCACTATTCATTTGGGGGAGTCATCCTTGAAAGGAGTAACAGAAGAGCTTATTGAGCCAAACTTGGCTTCAGAGGGTAATAATggaattttttttgacaaaaggAACAGTAGCCATGGCAGTGATACGGTTAACAGCCCAGGGGATTTTCCTGCTCTAGCAACTCAGGTTCGCCTGGAGAAAGAAATTCACATTCTTGGTCAAGAATATATTAACCTAGAGAATGAGCAGAGGAAGCTAGAGCGGAATGCAGAGTCAGTAAACAGTGAATTATTCACTGAATGTCAG GAACTACTGCAAATGTTTGGCTTGCCATATATTATTGCTCCAATGGAAGCAGAAGCTCAATGTGCTTATTTGGAACTTGAGAAACTAGTTGATGGTGTTGTAACTGATGACTCTGATGTCCTTCTATTTGGGGCACGCAGTgtctacaaaaatatatttgatgacCGAAAATATGTAGAGACATACTTCATGGAG GACATTGAAAAGGAGCTTGGACTGACTAGAGAAAAATTAATACGCATGGCTCTACTTCTTGGGAGTGATTATACCGAAGGTGTAAG TGGGATTGGCATCGTTAATGCTATTGAGGTTTTGAATGCATTCCCTGAGGAAGATGGCCTCCTGAAATTCCGGAAATGGGTTGAGTCACCAGATCCCACCATCCTTGGAAGGTTGGATGCAAAAAGTGGATCAAATTCCAGAAAGAAAGGATCAAAAGTTGAAGAAAAGATAAATTCCTTAAATTGTGATGCTAAAGAGTCTCCATCAGAGCAGAACCTCCCCCATGCGCTGGAGCAAAATAAGTTGCCAGATTACATTCAAGAAACAAAGCAAACTTTCTTCAATAAGCAT aGAAATGTTAGCAAGAATTGGCACATCCCTTCTTCTTTTCCAAGTGAAACAGTTATTTCTGCTTATTGTTCTCCACATGTTGATAAATCAACCGAGCCTTTCACATGGGGGAAGCCAGATCACCTTGTTCTTCGGAA ATTGTGCTGGGAGAAATTTGGCTGGATTGGCCAGAAAGCAGACGAATTGCTATTACCTGTGTTAAAGGAGTATAATAAACGTGAG ACTCAATTGCGGTTGGAAGCATTTTACAGTTTTAATGAGAGATTTGCGAAAATCCGTAGCAAAAGAATTAAGAAGGCAGTAAAAGGAATAACTGGTAAGCTGCCTTCAGATATGATAGATGATTCTGCAGAGGTGTTGTCCAAGAGTAGGAAGATTGGGAGAGAACCCGAGGATAGCACATTAGAGATTTCAGGGGGAACAGACAAACGTCTTGAACGTCAAAGgaaatcaaaaataaaacagTCAACGAAAAGAAAGAATGATACTGTTGCCAAGGAACagtcaaagaaaaagaaagacaatGATGATCCGTCTTCAGCACCTGGTACATCAGAGATGGAGAATTTACAGCCAAGTATGCAGACAGAAGAACAGTGTGATGGTAAGGCATTAATTCAGAATACAAGTGGCCGAGGAAGACATAGAGGTATGGGAATAAAAAGAGGAAGGGACAATGAGAATCTCAGTTCATCTGCTAGCAGTGACATTGATGATCAGGGATCAAGAGTGCATGTGGATAAGTTTTCAGAACACGTGAGAAAG TCATTGCGATCTCGGAAACCTGTCAACTATTCTTTCGAAGATCCTGAAGATGAAGATGCCGATGATGCCTTTGATCGTAGTAATCGGACTGGTccaattgaagaaaaattatcTCAGATTCATGGTGCATCTGAAGATGGTCCAACAGATTTCAGTGCAATGAATTTTCCTTTAAGGGAGAACTCACCAACCGACCCTTTCAAGTCAGAAGGTCCGTTTTGCGTGCATGCAGGTGAAATTAATCATCCTAGTACTGGCAATCATGATTCTTCTACTGGAAATCATGACTCTTCTGATGACTACCTTAAAATGGGAGGTGGATTCTGTTTAGATGATGGTGAGACAGACAAGCTGGACACAATTGACGATGTCAATACTGCCACAGTGGATTCTACTCAAGACTTTTCACACTTTTCTGATTGTTTGGATGAAACTAACCGTGATAAAAACAGTTCAGATATATTATTTTCTGGCACTGAAAAGCCTGAAAATGGGTCAGAAGGTGGAGTAGACTTTTATGACTTTGGTATAAAGCGAAATGACCTTGTAAATACTAGTAGTTATGATCATTCTGACGTAGGGATCTTGAAACCAGAGAATGTTCATAACAATAGTGGAGCCTCCGCTGGAGTTTTCAGTGCTATGCCTTTTTtgaggaaaagaaggaaaaagtga
- the LOC108329081 gene encoding DNA repair protein UVH3 isoform X8 yields the protein MGVHGLWELLSPVGRRVSVETLAGKTLAVDASIWMVQFMKAMRDEKGEMVRNAHLLGFFRRICKLLFLRTKPVFVFDGGTPALKRRTVIARRRQRENAQAKVRKTAEKMLLNHLKTLRLKELADDIKSQRMQKNSNTKGQNVSKEKDFVGSDSRGSHVKELDEMSAAKFATKEDINSSQATLSSSYNQEELDEMLAASIAAEESGKHARKGVPSIIINPSEEEHGAEEQILLLLWLYLYFFPPQPSVNAEVDIAVLAALPQSMQLDILAQLKGKKKEGLLKEVYNHEQHDVDYQGKGKGILLSEAGMVGCSSRHDTIAPRTDNQDSIDEMLAASIALEENEKLVNNASTSVGASTIEEDEVDYDEDEEMILPAMHGEVDPLVLASLPPSMQLDLLVQMRERLIAENRHKYQKVKKDPAKFSELQIQAYLKTVAFRREINEVQKAAAGGGVEGVQTSRIASEANREYIFSSSFTGDKHELTSTGLEKNKSTKQKAQGTHYSQNLANSILAGNDFNKSSELVCNEPGEPADENIQTYIDDRGQFRVSRLRAMGMRMTRDIQRNLDLMKEFEQESAQVNKASNIGTIKNGENKGSSESSGIQPVGKSQEVNVDLVGENVQNEQIMLDQNASIDISFEYGCENEFANGEDDIFSSLVGGNPLAIFGTDDSAATVQPSHSDWEEGIVEGKSTVCPKQDKVELKSSVADDDNNNESEVEWEEGDCDGANSSLLSGKYASQGQLEEESNLQEAIRRSLESAGDGKHKYKAETLIDTTCRWDSHPCSEDSISDTNIMTKDQVPVVEKKLSDEHDNDKVSSYHKNTPKAVPVGATEEEKKNYIKEPEPFSNCTDTTKPTIHLGESSLKGVTEELIEPNLASEGNNGIFFDKRNSSHGSDTVNSPGDFPALATQVRLEKEIHILGQEYINLENEQRKLERNAESVNSELFTECQELLQMFGLPYIIAPMEAEAQCAYLELEKLVDGVVTDDSDVLLFGARSVYKNIFDDRKYVETYFMEDIEKELGLTREKLIRMALLLGSDYTEGVSGIGIVNAIEVLNAFPEEDGLLKFRKWVESPDPTILGRLDAKSGSNSRKKGSKVEEKINSLNCDAKESPSEQNLPHALEQNKLPDYIQETKQTFFNKHRNVSKNWHIPSSFPSETVISAYCSPHVDKSTEPFTWGKPDHLVLRKLCWEKFGWIGQKADELLLPVLKEYNKRETQLRLEAFYSFNERFAKIRSKRIKKAVKGITGKLPSDMIDDSAEVLSKSRKIGREPEDSTLEISGGTDKRLERQRKSKIKQSTKRKNDTVAKEQSKKKKDNDDPSSAPGTSEMENLQPSMQTEEQCDGKALIQNTSGRGRHRGMGIKRGRDNENLSSSASSDIDDQGSRVHVDKFSEHVRKSLRSRKPVNYSFEDPEDEDADDAFDRSNRTGPIEEKLSQIHGASEDGPTDFSAMNFPLRENSPTDPFKSEGPFCVHAGEINHPSTGNHDSSTGNHDSSDDYLKMGGGFCLDDGETDKLDTIDDVNTATVDSTQDFSHFSDCLDETNRDKNSSDILFSGTEKPENGSEGGVDFYDFGIKRNDLVNTSSYDHSDVGILKPENVHNNSGASAGVFSAMPFLRKRRKK from the exons ATGGGAGTCCACGGTCTCTGGGAACTACTCTCACCCGTCGGTCGCCGCGTCTCCGTGGAAACCCTCGCCGGGAAAACCCTCGCCGTTG ATGCGAGCATATGGATGGTGCAGTTTATGAAAGCGATGCGCGACGAGAAGGGGGAAATGGTTCGCAACGCCCATTTGCTGGGATTTTTCCGACGCATTTGCAAGCTTCTATTCCTCCGCACTAAGCCGGTCTTCGTCTTCGACGGCGGGACCCCCGCCCTCAAGCGCCGCACCGTCATTGCCCGCCGCCGGCAGCGCGAAAACGCTCAAGCTAAAGTCCGCAAAACTGCGGAGAAAATGCTGCTCAATCAT TTAAAGACACTAAGATTGAAGGAACTGGCTGATGATATTAAGAGCCAGAGGATGCAGAAGAATAGTAATACTAAGGGTCAGAATGTATCTAAAGAAAAGGACTTTGTTGGTAGTGATTCAAGAGGAAGTCACGTGAAAGAGCTAGATGAAAT GTCTGCAGCTAAATTTGCAACTAAGGAGGACATAAATTCTTCACAGGCAACATTATCCTCAAGTTACAACCAGGAGGAACTTGATGAAAT GTTGGCAGCATCTATAGCTGCAGAGGAAAGTGGAAAACATGCAAGAAAAGGAGTGCCGTCTATTATAATTAATCCTTCAGAGGAAGAACATGGCGCAGAAGAACAGATTCTACTG CTCTTGTGGCtgtatctatatttttttcctcCTCAGCCATCAGTAAATGCAGAAGTTGATATAGCTGTATTGGCTGCTTTGCCACAGTCTATGCAACTCGATATTCTTGCACAG ctaaaaggaaagaaaaaggaagggtTACTAAAGGAAGTTTACAATCACGAACAACATGATGTCGATTATCAGGGCAAGGGCAAAGGGATTCTGCTCAGTGAAGCTGGCATGGTTGGTTGTAGCTCCAGACATGACACTATTGCACCAAGGACTGACAATCAAGACTCAATTGACGAAAT GTTGGCTGCATCTATTGCTCTGGAGGAAAATGAAAAGTTAGTAAATAATGCATCAACTTCTGTTGGGGCTTCCACTATTGAGGAAGATGAAGTTGACTATGACGAAGATGAAGAGATGATACTG CCAGCTATGCATGGTGAAGTTGATCCACTTGTTCTAGCCTCATTACCTCCATCAATGCAGCTGGACCTTCTTGTTCAG ATGAGAGAGCGTTTAATTGCAGAGAACAGACACAAGTATCAGAAAGTCAAGAAG GATCCTGCAAAATTCTCTGAGCTACAAATACAAGCTTACCTTAAAACTGTTGCTTTCAGACGGGAGATAAATGAAGTGCAGAAAGCTGCAGCTGGAGGAGGAGTAGAGGGTGTACAGACTTCACGGATTGCATCTGAAGCCAACagagaatatatattttcatcatCTTTTACTGGTGATAAACA TGAACTTACCTCCACCGGcttagagaaaaataaaagtacaaaACAGAAGGCACAAGGAACACATTATTCTCAGAATCTTGCAAATAGCATTTTGGCtggaaatgattttaataaatcAAGTGAATTGGTTTGCAATGAACCTGGTGAGCCTGCTGATGAAAATATTCAGACATATATTGATGACAGAGGTCAATTTCGTGTAAGTAGATTGAGAGCAATGGGGATGCGTATGACCCGGGATATACAAAGAAATTTGGATTTGATGAAGGAGTTCGAGCAGGAAAGTGCACAGGTGAACAAGGCTTCAAATATTGGAACAATTAAAAATGGAGAAAATAAGGGTTCATCAGAAAGTTCTGGGATCCAGCCTGTTGGTAAATCACAAGAGGTGAATGTTGACTTAGTTGGAGAGAATGTGCAAAATGAACAAATTATGCTAGACCAGAATGCTTCTATCGATATATCTTTTGAATATGGTTGCGAAAATGAGTTTGCAAATGGTGAGGATGATATATTTTCTAGTTTAGTAGGAGGAAATCCATTGGCGATATTTGGCACTGATGATTCTGCAGCAACAGTGCAACCTTCTCATTCTGATTGGGAAGAAGGAATAGTTGAAGGTAAGAGTACTGTTTGTCCCAAACAGGATAAGGTGGAATTGAAGTCTTCTGTTGCAGATGAcgataataataatgaaagtgAAGTGGAATGGGAGGAAGGAGATTGTGATGGTGCTAACAGCAGCTTACTGTCAGGAAAATATGCATCCCAAGGGCAGTTGGAGGAGGAGTCCAATTTGCAAGAGGCAATAAGGAGAAGTCTAGAAAGTGCAGGGGATGGAAAACACAAAT ATAAAGCTGAGACATTGATTGACACAACTTGCAGATGGGACAGTCACCCTTGTTCTGAAGATTCAATTTCAGATACAAATATAATGACGAAGGACCAGGTCCCTGTGGTTGAAAAGAAGTTATCTGATGAACATGATAATGATAAAGTGTCTTCCTATCATAAGAATACACCCAAGGCTGTTCCAGTTGGCGCAACTGAAGAGGAGAAAAAGAACTATATTAAGGAACCTGAACCATTTAGTAATTGTACTGACACTACCAAACCCACTATTCATTTGGGGGAGTCATCCTTGAAAGGAGTAACAGAAGAGCTTATTGAGCCAAACTTGGCTTCAGAGGGTAATAATggaattttttttgacaaaaggAACAGTAGCCATGGCAGTGATACGGTTAACAGCCCAGGGGATTTTCCTGCTCTAGCAACTCAGGTTCGCCTGGAGAAAGAAATTCACATTCTTGGTCAAGAATATATTAACCTAGAGAATGAGCAGAGGAAGCTAGAGCGGAATGCAGAGTCAGTAAACAGTGAATTATTCACTGAATGTCAG GAACTACTGCAAATGTTTGGCTTGCCATATATTATTGCTCCAATGGAAGCAGAAGCTCAATGTGCTTATTTGGAACTTGAGAAACTAGTTGATGGTGTTGTAACTGATGACTCTGATGTCCTTCTATTTGGGGCACGCAGTgtctacaaaaatatatttgatgacCGAAAATATGTAGAGACATACTTCATGGAG GACATTGAAAAGGAGCTTGGACTGACTAGAGAAAAATTAATACGCATGGCTCTACTTCTTGGGAGTGATTATACCGAAGGTGTAAG TGGGATTGGCATCGTTAATGCTATTGAGGTTTTGAATGCATTCCCTGAGGAAGATGGCCTCCTGAAATTCCGGAAATGGGTTGAGTCACCAGATCCCACCATCCTTGGAAGGTTGGATGCAAAAAGTGGATCAAATTCCAGAAAGAAAGGATCAAAAGTTGAAGAAAAGATAAATTCCTTAAATTGTGATGCTAAAGAGTCTCCATCAGAGCAGAACCTCCCCCATGCGCTGGAGCAAAATAAGTTGCCAGATTACATTCAAGAAACAAAGCAAACTTTCTTCAATAAGCAT aGAAATGTTAGCAAGAATTGGCACATCCCTTCTTCTTTTCCAAGTGAAACAGTTATTTCTGCTTATTGTTCTCCACATGTTGATAAATCAACCGAGCCTTTCACATGGGGGAAGCCAGATCACCTTGTTCTTCGGAA ATTGTGCTGGGAGAAATTTGGCTGGATTGGCCAGAAAGCAGACGAATTGCTATTACCTGTGTTAAAGGAGTATAATAAACGTGAG ACTCAATTGCGGTTGGAAGCATTTTACAGTTTTAATGAGAGATTTGCGAAAATCCGTAGCAAAAGAATTAAGAAGGCAGTAAAAGGAATAACTGGTAAGCTGCCTTCAGATATGATAGATGATTCTGCAGAGGTGTTGTCCAAGAGTAGGAAGATTGGGAGAGAACCCGAGGATAGCACATTAGAGATTTCAGGGGGAACAGACAAACGTCTTGAACGTCAAAGgaaatcaaaaataaaacagTCAACGAAAAGAAAGAATGATACTGTTGCCAAGGAACagtcaaagaaaaagaaagacaatGATGATCCGTCTTCAGCACCTGGTACATCAGAGATGGAGAATTTACAGCCAAGTATGCAGACAGAAGAACAGTGTGATGGTAAGGCATTAATTCAGAATACAAGTGGCCGAGGAAGACATAGAGGTATGGGAATAAAAAGAGGAAGGGACAATGAGAATCTCAGTTCATCTGCTAGCAGTGACATTGATGATCAGGGATCAAGAGTGCATGTGGATAAGTTTTCAGAACACGTGAGAAAG TCATTGCGATCTCGGAAACCTGTCAACTATTCTTTCGAAGATCCTGAAGATGAAGATGCCGATGATGCCTTTGATCGTAGTAATCGGACTGGTccaattgaagaaaaattatcTCAGATTCATGGTGCATCTGAAGATGGTCCAACAGATTTCAGTGCAATGAATTTTCCTTTAAGGGAGAACTCACCAACCGACCCTTTCAAGTCAGAAGGTCCGTTTTGCGTGCATGCAGGTGAAATTAATCATCCTAGTACTGGCAATCATGATTCTTCTACTGGAAATCATGACTCTTCTGATGACTACCTTAAAATGGGAGGTGGATTCTGTTTAGATGATGGTGAGACAGACAAGCTGGACACAATTGACGATGTCAATACTGCCACAGTGGATTCTACTCAAGACTTTTCACACTTTTCTGATTGTTTGGATGAAACTAACCGTGATAAAAACAGTTCAGATATATTATTTTCTGGCACTGAAAAGCCTGAAAATGGGTCAGAAGGTGGAGTAGACTTTTATGACTTTGGTATAAAGCGAAATGACCTTGTAAATACTAGTAGTTATGATCATTCTGACGTAGGGATCTTGAAACCAGAGAATGTTCATAACAATAGTGGAGCCTCCGCTGGAGTTTTCAGTGCTATGCCTTTTTtgaggaaaagaaggaaaaagtga